From Strix aluco isolate bStrAlu1 chromosome 33, bStrAlu1.hap1, whole genome shotgun sequence:
CCTCCCACTCACACTGTGGTTGACGAAGTGGGAGATGTTGCCGTAGTGGGCGGCATCCACGGTGTAGACGTCCTCCACGTAGTCCAGGTCGAAGAGGTACGTGGCTCCCTGCCGGTCGTACACCTGCCCGCGGCGCTCCGCCTCTTCCGACGTGATGATCTGGGGCAGGGCCACCGCGTcaccccccctgcccgcccgcgcCCCCCTGCCCGCGCCCCGGCAGGCGCTCACCTCCCCCACGTACTCCATGACGAAGCTGTTCTTGCGGATGCGCTCCAGGTGTGCGAACGCCCCAGCCGCGGCCGTTGCCGGTGCGGAAGATGCAGAGGTCATAGCGGATGCCCTTCTGCACCACGCGGTTGGGGCAGTCGGCGCCGCAGCGGCACCGCGAGTTGCACTCGTAGATGGGCAGCCCCGCCCGGATGCGCACCTGCCCCCGCCTCGTTGTAGGCGAACTTGTTGTGGGAGGCCCCGGGGCAGCAGCCGCCCCCCGCCTCTGCCAGGCAGTCGCGGCACTCACAGCCCACCGCCACCGGCGTCAGGCTGATGCCGGCCCCCACCTTGTATTCGTTGATGTAGACGAAGTCCCGGGGGGGGCCGTGCAAGTCCACCTCGTTCTCCACGGCGATGCGGCCCTGGTGGCTGCGGGTGCTGTTGAGGAGCCGCTCCCAGCGCCGCAGGGCCCGGCGCTGCTCCGCCTTCTGCACCAGGTAGGAAGCGGTGCGGGCGGGCAgcccccgcgggccgggccgcacCGGCCCCCCGGGGGCGCGGGCCAGGTCCTGGTGCAGCTGCTTCAGCAGCCCGCGGCACCGCAGGTTCTTGCGGGGCTCCCAGGTGTTGGCAGCCTCGGGGTACCCCCGCCACTTCACCAGGTAGAAACTCCTCGTCCTGCAGCGGGAGCGGGGGTCAGGGGGGGCCCGGGCTGCCTGGGGGCCTCTGGGGGTCAGGGGGCACCCCGGGGATCCCCTGGCGTTGGCTGCGGGCCCCGTGGTGCATCCGGGGCAGCCCAGGCACCCGGGGGCATTAAAGGGGACACTCGGGGTGACCGAGGAGCGCAGTGTCTGGGGACCCTGGGCGACCTCACGAGGTTCAGGGAGTCCCCTGGCACCTCAGGGCCCCATTTGCCACCTAGAGGGGCGGGGGGATCGCGGAGCCCGGGggccctgtgggggccatgaGGGGTCTCGCCCTTGAAGAGGACCGCGGGGTCGCGGCCCCGCACTCACCCGCACGCGCTTGTAGTCGCAGAGGTACTCCACCTCGAAGTCCCCCAGGTTGCGGCGGGTGATGCCCAGCGCCCGGCACCGCACGCCCTCCAGCCGCACAGGTCCTGCAGCCGCGACCACGACGACAAGCAGCAGACGGAGCAgcctgggggcgggggggtgccgTTAccgggggcgggggccgggggacGGGACCCCTCCGGCACCGAGGACTCCAGCGCGCACCCGCACCCGCACCCGCACGAGCCCGGacccctcccccccgccgcctccccgcggcACCGCCGCCGCCAACGGTCGCCGCGCGCCCCCTCAGAAAAGGGCGCGAAACGGCGTGTGCCGCCCGCCGCCGTTAACCGGCCCCGCCGCGGACGGGCGCCGGCCCCCCACGCGCCCCCGCCCGCGCGCACCTTTTAAATTTTCCGccattttctgctgcttctttttttttcctttttcccccttttttttttttcctgcacttccGCCCGGCGGGCAGCGCGCGCGAGGGGCAGGGCCTCCCCCACCCCCGCCCGCTCCCATTGGCGGCGGCGCTGCCTCATTTCCATGGTGTCGGCAGGCTCCGCGCGCGGCCCGTTTGCCCCGAGAAGGGCCGGTTTTGACTCATTTCTCCGCGGCTCCGCCAGACCCGACCCCGCTCGGGGTtcggggccgccccggccccggccccggccccctcccccgccccggaTTCCTCCCCTACGAGCTGCACCGCAGCTGTCCGGCTCATTACGTGTTCATCAGTCCTAAAAGCGTCATTAACCAGCAGTCATCCGTGTCTCGTGGCCTTTATTGGCATTTGCGGGGGTcagggggggtcctgggggtagctggggggcagggaggggggccTGTGCCCGCCCGAagccgggcagggcagggtaacgcagggctgggggggactcAGTCGTCCCACTCGtcgtcctcatcctcatcctcgcCGTCCTCAGCCTCGTCTGGGGAAAGCAGGGGGTCAGGGGGGACACACGCAGCGggtgggggctgcggggtgcCCCCTCgctgtggggtggctgtggggtgctCACCCGAGGAGTGGATGACTCTGCTGCGCTTCTGCATGACGTCCATCAgggcccccaccagcccccccgcACCGGGGCTGCCACCACCGCCCTCAGGGGCCTCGGGGGTctggggggggcgtggggggagTCAGGGCTGCCCCATGGCCGGGACGCTGACCCACACCCACCAGCCCCATGGCAACGTCCCCCTCTGCTCATGCCAACCCCAGGGCACCATGGCAGACACCCACCTTCCCAGAGAGTAACGGGACGCTCCCTTCCATCCACGCCAGTCCCGGGATCACGGCAGCCGCCcacccccacagcagccccagggGGATTCCCCCCCACCGATGGGGGACACCCCCCAACCAGCCCCAGAGGATCGtgcggcccccccgccccagctgaCCTTGTTCAGGGTCACGCCCTGGCGGATCTGGTCCAGCAGagccccccgggccggggggggggcgggggagccgccggcgccgccgccggggggcggcgggggtgggggaggcggtggagggggcggggccgcggcagcacccggaggggcggggccgcggcccgggggcggggcgacgggccgGTGGGCGGGGCAGCGGGGGGacccccgcgggggggggggcggggggccccctggagggggggggcggggggcaacGGCCCCGAGCTGGCCGCGGGAGGgtccggcgggggggggggggggggggcggggtgcccccccggcccggcgggggagggggaCCTGTCGGAGGGGGGAGAGAGACGTTAATTAGTGCCTTAACGATTCGCCCAGCACCCAGGGGCCCGGGGGCCTGCACAGACCCTCCGAGGGGGGAGTTGTACGGACACTGTGACATGGGGGGCCGTGAACCTTATCGTGGGGGGCTGCTACAGCTTATAACGGGGGGGGCTGTATGGACACTGCCATGGGGGGGGCACGTGGGTCCGGTACGGGGGAGCCATATGGACCCTGTAATCGACGGGGCTGCGGGGGGGAAGTACAGGACCCTTGAAATCTTTGGGGAGGGGCCATATGGATCCCCTAATGCccaggcagggctgtgtgggaAAAGTTCCTGTGGCCCCCCGTGCCGCCAGGGGGGCGTTGGCGGTGCCTGTGGGTGCCCATGGGCGCGGCGGGGCTCACCCTGCCGGCGCATCTCCTCCCGCACGGCCTGCAGCCCGCCCCGGCCCTGGATGAAGTCGTGGATGAGGCGGGAGGTCTCGGCGTCGGCCAGTTGCGCCTCGCTGATGCCGGCCCGGGCGAAGAGCGCCCGCAGGGCAGGGTCCAGCGCCGCCACCTGCGCACCCCCGCACCGTCACCCCATGCCGTCACCTCCCCCCGCCACGCCGGGGCGGGATGTGGGAGGAAACGCGGGAGGGAACGCGGGACCCACTTACATCAAAGCCGTTGTTGGGGGTCCCAGCCGATGTGACCGACGTGCCTGGGGGAAGGGTGATGGTGAGGGGGCCGCCTGCCCCACAGCTGGACCCCCTACGTGCCCCCTGACACGCGGTGTGGTCCCCTCCACCACATACAGCCCCACACGCTCCCCGCCCAGACCCACTTGAAGCCGGAAGGGGCCCCGATGTCAGCCTTGGAGATCTTCTTGCGGCCTTTCTTCTGTTCACTGGCTGTGGGGCTCGCCGTGGGTCCCGCCGTGGGCCCCGTGGGACTGGGCAGCCCCCGGTAGCGGGATGCCGTGATGTCGGGGTTGGCGATAGGCACGGCCGGGAGTGGGGGGGCTGCGAGGGGAAAGACCCGGCTGAGAAACCCTCTATGGGGCAGCGATACCCCACTACGGGAGCGGGGAACCCCCACACTGGGGCAGGCACTCACCGCTGCCATCGGCGGTGGCCATAGGGGCCCGGGGCAGGCTCCCGCGGCGCTCTGCGGGGCAACAGGGGGGTGTTGGCACCGCACCGCACGGCCCccccttgtgcccccccagctctgctcccccgCAAGACCCCGGGGACAAGGGGACTCACCATCgctggggggtggcgggggcGGGGAGCTGCCGCTTCtctggggggagagaggggagagggggtgagcgggggctgcccggggcacaGCGGGGGCTGTGGGGCCACGCCGGTGCGTTTTGGGGGGCCGCGCTCTCACCCGCCCGCTGCTGTCGCCGGCGCAGCCGCTCCTGGACCAGCCCCTCGAAGGCGGCCGCCTCCCCCTCGTCCGCAAAGTTCAGCCCTGCCGGACCCTCCTGTGCCGCCAATCAGGGACCCGCCCCGAGGGACCCGCCCGCAGGCAACAAGCCCCTCCCACATGTCCCTGCCCCATCCTTAGCCCCTCCCACATCCTCAAGCCCCTCCCACATATCCAAGCCACCCCCACATCCCTTAATCCCTCCCACATGCCCCACCCCACCCCTTAGTCCCCACATCCCTTAGCCCCACCCACATGTCCTCAGCCCCACCCCTAGCCCCTCCCACAACCCAAGCCCCCCCCAT
This genomic window contains:
- the SUV39H1 gene encoding LOW QUALITY PROTEIN: histone-lysine N-methyltransferase SUV39H1 (The sequence of the model RefSeq protein was modified relative to this genomic sequence to represent the inferred CDS: inserted 1 base in 1 codon; deleted 3 bases in 3 codons); the protein is MAENLKGCSVCCLSSWSRLQDLCXLEGVRCRALGITRRNLGDFEVEYLCDYKRVRVSAGTRSFYLVKWRGYPEAANTWEPRKNLRCRGLLKQLHQDLARAPGGPVRPGPRGLPARTASYLVQKAEQRRALRRWERLLNSTRSHQGRIAVENEVDLHGPPRDFVYINEYKVGAGISLTPVAVGCECRDCLAEAGGGCCPGASHNKFAYNERGQVRIRAGLPIYECNSRCRCGADCPNRVVQKGIRYDLCIFRTGNGRGWGVRTLERIRKNSFVMEYVGEIITSEEAERRGQVYDRQGATYLFDLDYVEDVYTVDAAHYGNISHFVNHSCDPNLQVYNVFIENLDERLPRIALFATRPIRAGEELTFDYNMHVDPVDAESTRMDSNFGLAGGGLGSSPRARGRIECKCGAAACRKYLF
- the WAS gene encoding LOW QUALITY PROTEIN: actin nucleation-promoting factor WAS (The sequence of the model RefSeq protein was modified relative to this genomic sequence to represent the inferred CDS: deleted 3 bases in 3 codons) — its product is MSRGGRGVGPVGDNVPSGLLQEQENLQLFELLGRKCVTLATAVVQLVVAEPGPGGSWAKRGCGVACLVRDSPRRSYFIRLYCLAAGSLWWEQELHGEMGYAAPAPFFHTFASHEGPAGLNFADEGEAAAFEGLVQERLRRRQQRAEKRQLPAPATPQRCGVSLPHRGFLSRVFPLAAPPLPAVPIANPDITASRYRGLPSPTGPTAGPTASPTASEQKKGRKKISKADIGAPSGFKHVGHIGWDPQNGFDVAALDPALRALFARAGISEAQLADAETSRLIHDFIQGRGGLQAVREEMRRQGGPPPPPPRGSPRCPAHRPVAPPPGRGPAPPGAAAAPPPPPPPPPPPPPGGGAGGSPAPPPARGALLDQIRQGVTLNLWGWLGGVPHRWGGIPLGLLWGWAAAVIPGLAWMEGSVPLLSGKTPEAPEGGGGSPGAGGLVGALMDVMQKRSRVIHSSDEAEDGEDEDEDDEWDD